In Gordonia phthalatica, one genomic interval encodes:
- a CDS encoding inorganic phosphate transporter encodes MTAEMLILVLLIVTALGFDFTNGFHDTGNAMATSIATGALKPKVAVGLAAILNLVGAFLSVEVAATITKDVLKIQETSGDMKGELVQGLDANKALIIIFAGLIGAILWNLFTWLFGLPSSSSHALFGGLIGSGLAAIGTSGINWHGILAKIIVPALFAPVIACVVAAFGTLLIYAITNGMSEMKKEKGFKNGQIASASLVSLAHGTGDAQKTMGVIALALIATGHLDAGSVAHGLPFWVVFLCAGAIALGTWLGGWRIIRTLGKGLVEIKAPQGMAAEASSAAIILTSSVAGMALSTTHVATGSILGTGLGKKGAEVRWGVAGRMAIAWVTTLPAAALVGALCFWLANIIGGAAGAIVIFLILSALSGYMYWRAQQQKVDHSNVNADWDDETNSPVPAADPAAQA; translated from the coding sequence ATGACCGCAGAGATGCTCATCCTCGTATTGCTGATCGTCACAGCATTAGGCTTCGACTTCACCAATGGCTTCCACGACACCGGAAACGCCATGGCGACCTCGATCGCCACCGGTGCGCTGAAGCCCAAGGTGGCTGTAGGACTGGCCGCGATCTTGAACCTGGTGGGTGCGTTCCTGTCGGTCGAGGTGGCCGCAACCATCACCAAGGACGTCCTGAAGATTCAGGAGACGTCCGGCGACATGAAGGGTGAACTGGTCCAGGGCCTCGACGCCAACAAGGCGTTGATCATCATCTTCGCGGGCCTCATCGGCGCCATCCTGTGGAACCTCTTCACGTGGCTGTTCGGTCTGCCGTCGAGCTCCTCGCACGCCCTCTTCGGCGGCCTGATCGGTTCGGGTCTCGCGGCCATCGGCACCTCGGGCATCAACTGGCACGGCATCCTCGCGAAGATCATCGTCCCGGCTCTCTTCGCCCCGGTCATCGCCTGCGTCGTCGCCGCCTTCGGCACTCTGCTCATCTACGCCATCACCAACGGCATGTCGGAGATGAAGAAGGAGAAGGGCTTCAAGAACGGTCAGATCGCCTCGGCCTCGCTGGTCTCGCTGGCGCACGGCACGGGTGACGCGCAGAAGACGATGGGCGTCATCGCCCTGGCGCTGATCGCCACCGGCCACCTCGACGCGGGCAGCGTCGCTCACGGTCTCCCCTTCTGGGTGGTCTTCCTCTGCGCGGGCGCCATCGCCCTCGGTACCTGGCTCGGCGGCTGGCGCATCATCCGCACCCTGGGCAAGGGCCTCGTCGAGATCAAGGCCCCTCAGGGCATGGCCGCCGAAGCCTCGTCGGCCGCGATCATCCTGACCTCGTCGGTCGCCGGCATGGCGCTCTCGACCACCCACGTCGCCACCGGTTCGATCCTCGGTACCGGCCTCGGCAAGAAGGGCGCGGAGGTCCGCTGGGGCGTCGCGGGCCGCATGGCCATCGCCTGGGTCACCACGCTCCCCGCCGCCGCCCTCGTCGGCGCCCTGTGCTTCTGGCTCGCCAACATCATCGGCGGTGCCGCAGGCGCCATCGTCATCTTCTTGATCCTGTCCGCGCTGTCCGGCTACATGTACTGGCGCGCACAGCAGCAGAAGGTCGACCACAGCAACGTCAACGCCGACTGGGACGACGAGACCAACTCGCCCGTTCCGGCCGCCGACCCGGCCGCTCAGGCCTGA
- a CDS encoding DUF3349 domain-containing protein, translating into MAPSLFDNVIKWIRAGYPEGIPASDYPPLLALLTPLLSESEITDVVLGLALEHGTDTPATPERIRDAIHAVTEQSPSEDAIRQVSARLAAAGWPLTDHVKVSE; encoded by the coding sequence ATGGCACCATCGCTGTTCGACAACGTCATCAAGTGGATCCGCGCCGGCTACCCCGAGGGGATCCCGGCCTCCGATTACCCGCCGCTGCTTGCGCTGCTGACTCCGCTCCTGTCTGAATCCGAGATCACCGACGTCGTGCTGGGCCTGGCCCTGGAGCACGGCACCGACACCCCCGCCACCCCCGAACGGATCCGCGACGCGATCCACGCGGTCACCGAGCAGTCCCCGTCCGAGGATGCGATCCGTCAGGTCTCCGCACGTCTGGCCGCCGCTGGCTGGCCGCTGACCGATCACGTCAAGGTCTCGGAGTAG
- a CDS encoding DUF3349 domain-containing protein, which produces MDRPTFLSGVVRWLRAGYPEGVPQGDYLPLFALLRRQLTEEEIAKVATELVSTSERDSIDRIDVGVEISKVTQELPRQEDIDRVRDTLESAKWPFDDAPLAPKNDPGDHIDDDSEE; this is translated from the coding sequence ATGGATCGTCCCACCTTCCTGAGCGGTGTGGTCCGCTGGCTCCGCGCGGGATATCCGGAGGGGGTTCCGCAGGGCGACTACCTCCCGCTGTTCGCGCTGCTGCGCAGGCAGCTGACCGAAGAGGAGATCGCGAAGGTCGCGACCGAACTGGTATCGACCTCCGAACGGGACAGCATCGACCGGATCGACGTCGGCGTCGAGATCTCCAAGGTGACGCAGGAACTGCCCCGCCAGGAGGACATCGACCGGGTGAGGGATACGTTGGAGTCGGCCAAATGGCCGTTCGACGACGCCCCGCTGGCCCCGAAGAACGACCCTGGCGACCACATCGACGACGATTCTGAGGAGTGA
- the menE gene encoding o-succinylbenzoate--CoA ligase, with protein MRVLRPLELSADPAALHARRDLLALLAGDAAYLPLPVGDPNEVARLSGALALGEPIDDEAALVVSTSGTTGTPKGAVHTASSLRASIDATASVLGGPGSWLLAMPPHHIAGLQVMLRSLAAGYDPVILDLAAGFDPAGLPALLDAMPGNRRYTSLVPMQLRKSLDDPSATAALADVDAILVGGAATGPALMARAVEAGLPIVTTYGMSETAGGCVYDGVPLPGARVRIIGPNDDGVGRVALGGATLAKGYRNRPDHPAFAEPGWFLTDDLGAVDDGVLRIVGRADEAISTGGLTVIPQVVEAVISELPGVADCAVFGLPDERLGERVVVALVPRPGHTIPDAAAVRAAVVDRLDRYAAPRDVFVLDALPRRGPGKVDRRALRASLG; from the coding sequence CTGCGAGTCCTTCGACCGCTTGAACTCTCGGCAGATCCCGCCGCGCTGCATGCGCGGCGGGATCTGCTCGCTCTGCTGGCGGGCGACGCCGCGTATCTCCCCCTCCCCGTCGGGGACCCCAACGAGGTGGCACGACTGTCCGGAGCGCTCGCGCTCGGCGAACCGATCGACGACGAAGCCGCCCTCGTGGTCTCGACCTCCGGCACCACCGGAACCCCGAAGGGCGCCGTCCACACGGCGTCGTCACTGCGCGCGTCGATCGACGCGACCGCGAGCGTCCTCGGCGGTCCGGGCAGCTGGCTGCTGGCGATGCCGCCGCACCACATCGCCGGGCTGCAGGTGATGCTCCGCTCCCTCGCCGCCGGCTACGACCCGGTGATCCTCGACCTCGCGGCGGGGTTCGACCCCGCAGGCCTCCCCGCCCTGCTCGACGCGATGCCCGGCAACCGTCGCTACACCTCGCTGGTCCCGATGCAGCTGCGGAAGTCTCTGGACGACCCGAGTGCGACCGCCGCCCTCGCCGACGTCGACGCGATCCTCGTCGGCGGCGCCGCCACCGGCCCCGCTCTGATGGCGCGGGCTGTGGAGGCGGGACTGCCGATCGTCACGACGTACGGAATGAGCGAGACCGCGGGCGGCTGCGTCTACGACGGCGTACCCCTGCCCGGAGCGCGGGTGCGGATCATCGGCCCGAACGACGACGGCGTCGGCCGCGTGGCTCTGGGCGGCGCGACGCTCGCCAAGGGCTACCGGAATCGTCCCGACCATCCGGCGTTCGCCGAGCCCGGTTGGTTCCTGACCGACGACCTCGGAGCCGTCGACGACGGTGTGCTGCGGATCGTCGGCCGCGCCGACGAGGCCATCTCGACGGGCGGACTCACCGTGATTCCCCAGGTGGTGGAAGCGGTGATCAGCGAACTCCCCGGCGTCGCGGACTGCGCGGTATTCGGGTTGCCGGACGAACGGCTGGGCGAGCGCGTGGTCGTAGCGCTGGTCCCCCGCCCCGGGCACACGATCCCGGACGCGGCGGCCGTCCGCGCGGCGGTCGTCGACCGGCTCGACCGCTATGCCGCTCCGCGCGACGTCTTCGTCCTCGACGCGCTGCCACGACGAGGACCCGGCAAAGTGGATCGTCGAGCGCTGCGCGCATCGCTGGGCTGA
- a CDS encoding PE-PPE domain-containing protein, with protein sequence MAPIAAAPCGASPVANQIAYDGPAVVSSHDVLGNYVPGANRDTLVVVVPGTDDDRSPRIDGLVAGRDSLIVDYPESFWPIISGKSGRALPFLAPTYNRSRTVAADNTLAVMKALTGSDRTVVYTGYSQGSDALGNAAEQGMRQGLLRGNSTILLVSDPRGPWGIKSRASEMPNVAPLLAPMGVNDDGVRDPAATGDEKVVQVILQGDPVAHAQWDPTRPAASALVEAAGFVAIHSGTGDTSYARLDEVDHVKTLRSRDGNTTYEVYDTYHPLALVPAMALESIGLRVSDRQMRDWDRRAEAFYPTQAITAENADPKVEVTEVPLTPAAPQTTGVHGLMPRADRSQQRSRSTRPVVRVDQPSDARSARRSTLPGPRRGSASRTKTSRGAA encoded by the coding sequence GTGGCCCCGATTGCGGCGGCTCCCTGCGGTGCCTCACCCGTTGCAAACCAGATCGCCTACGACGGCCCGGCTGTGGTCTCGAGCCACGACGTCCTCGGCAACTATGTTCCGGGAGCGAACCGCGACACGCTGGTCGTCGTGGTTCCGGGAACCGACGACGACCGATCTCCGAGGATCGACGGACTGGTCGCCGGCCGGGACTCGTTGATCGTCGATTATCCCGAGTCCTTCTGGCCGATCATCTCCGGAAAGTCGGGGCGAGCCCTGCCGTTCCTCGCTCCGACGTACAACCGGTCGCGCACCGTAGCCGCCGACAACACCCTCGCGGTGATGAAAGCCTTGACGGGCTCTGACCGGACGGTCGTGTACACGGGCTACTCACAAGGATCAGACGCGCTCGGGAATGCTGCTGAACAGGGCATGCGGCAGGGACTCCTGCGGGGGAACTCGACGATCCTCCTGGTGTCGGACCCCCGCGGTCCGTGGGGAATCAAGTCCAGAGCGAGCGAGATGCCGAACGTGGCTCCGCTGCTCGCGCCGATGGGCGTGAACGACGACGGCGTACGCGATCCCGCGGCGACCGGCGATGAGAAGGTCGTTCAGGTGATCCTCCAGGGAGATCCGGTCGCGCACGCGCAGTGGGATCCGACGCGGCCTGCCGCCTCGGCTCTCGTCGAGGCGGCAGGGTTCGTGGCGATTCACTCGGGGACCGGCGACACCAGCTATGCACGCCTCGACGAAGTCGATCACGTCAAGACCCTGCGGAGCCGAGACGGCAACACCACGTACGAGGTCTACGACACCTACCATCCGCTGGCACTGGTCCCGGCGATGGCGCTGGAGTCGATCGGGCTCCGAGTTTCCGATCGACAGATGCGCGACTGGGACCGCCGTGCGGAGGCCTTCTATCCGACGCAGGCGATCACCGCTGAGAATGCTGATCCGAAGGTCGAAGTCACAGAGGTCCCGCTCACGCCTGCTGCCCCGCAGACCACGGGGGTCCACGGCCTGATGCCGCGAGCCGATCGCTCGCAGCAGCGTTCGCGCTCGACGCGCCCGGTGGTTCGGGTCGATCAGCCCAGCGATGCGCGCAGCGCTCGACGATCCACTTTGCCGGGTCCTCGTCGTGGCAGCGCGTCGAGGACGAAGACGTCGCGCGGAGCGGCATAG